Part of the Zhongshania aliphaticivorans genome, ATGGTGAGGCGCTCATCCCTAGTTTTGTGAATTATGAAAGACTACTCCGATTCACCCGAGCCAGCCATAGGACAAATTGTCCAATTCTTTCCACGCGGTAATTCGCTTAAAGTTTGCGCCTCTCATTACTATCTGGACTTGCGAGTGGCGATGTCGATTTCCAAAACTCTGCGTACAACTTCCATAGGCACTATCGGACTAGCCCTTCTGGCTGGCTGCGATACCGTGGTTATGTCTCCCTCTGGCGATATTGCAGCGCAGCAGGCCAATCTCATTATCTGGGCCACCATTTTAATGCTGATCGTGGTGGTGCCCGTTATTGTACTTACCCTGTGGTTTGCATGGCGCTACCGCGCGTCTAACAAAGACGCAACCTATGCCCCAGACTGGGATCACTCCACTAATTTAGAACTAGTCATCTGGGCTGCACCGCTAGCGATTATCATCGCCTTGGGAGCATTAACGTGGGTGAGCACCCACCAACTTGACCCCTACCGACCGCTGGATCGCATCAGAGAAGGCCAGCCCGTCGCCGAAGATGTTGAGCCACTCATTATAGAAGTGGTTGCCATGGACTGGAAATGGCTGTTCTTTTATCCCGAGCAAGGTATCGCGGCCGTGAACCAACTGGCCGCGCCGGTAGACCGGCCAATCAAATTCAAAATCACCGCCACCACGATGATGAACTCCTTTTATATACCGGCACTGGCGGGTCAAATTTACGCCATGGGCGGCATGGAAACCCAATTACACGCGGTAATTAATGAACCGGGAAGCTACGACGGTTTCTCAGCGAATTATTCTGGCGCCGGCTTTAACGGCATGCGCTTTAAGTTTTTAGGTATGAGTGAAGCCGACTTTGATCAGTGGACAAACAAAGTCAAGAACGAAGGCGAGCTACTTAGCCGTCCCGTCTATCAGGCCTTGGCAGAACCCAGTGAATACAACCCCGTACAGTATTACAGTGAAGTAGCGCCAGATCTGTACGACGCGATTCTCAATCGCTGCGTAGAACCCGGCACGCTGTGTATGAAAGACATGATGAAGCATCACGGCCACCATGGCAGTGATAACGCTGAGTCTCATGCCGCGCCGTCGACAACCCCCAACACACATGATGAGGGTCACCATGCCCACTAGCTACCCTTGTGCAATTACCGTGGTCGCAATGCGTCCGTCTCATTCACTCATAGCGCGTCAGAGCGTCGGTAACGTTCATGTCTGATCTCAGTACACTAGTATTTGGCCGTTTAAGCCTAGATTCGATCCCCTTTCACGATCCTATACTGATAGGAACCTTTGTGGTGGCCGCTATTGGTGGCATCGCCCTGCTCGCTGCACTCACCTATTACAAGGTCTGGGGATACCTCTGGAGCGAATGGTTTACCAGTATCGATCATAAGCGTATCGGCGTGATGT contains:
- the cyoA gene encoding ubiquinol oxidase subunit II, which translates into the protein MKDYSDSPEPAIGQIVQFFPRGNSLKVCASHYYLDLRVAMSISKTLRTTSIGTIGLALLAGCDTVVMSPSGDIAAQQANLIIWATILMLIVVVPVIVLTLWFAWRYRASNKDATYAPDWDHSTNLELVIWAAPLAIIIALGALTWVSTHQLDPYRPLDRIREGQPVAEDVEPLIIEVVAMDWKWLFFYPEQGIAAVNQLAAPVDRPIKFKITATTMMNSFYIPALAGQIYAMGGMETQLHAVINEPGSYDGFSANYSGAGFNGMRFKFLGMSEADFDQWTNKVKNEGELLSRPVYQALAEPSEYNPVQYYSEVAPDLYDAILNRCVEPGTLCMKDMMKHHGHHGSDNAESHAAPSTTPNTHDEGHHAH